The following proteins come from a genomic window of Companilactobacillus pabuli:
- a CDS encoding DMT family transporter translates to MNYLLLLVSIGFEVLGTSLLKKTDGFTNLLPTLGTLLSYFICLFVLSHVLKRLPLSLTYATWGSVGLILVTIAGMVFYHESLSVASIAGLVLVVSGTVLINAF, encoded by the coding sequence ATGAATTACTTACTACTACTAGTATCAATCGGTTTTGAAGTTTTGGGGACTTCACTTTTAAAGAAGACGGATGGCTTCACTAATTTGTTACCTACATTGGGTACATTATTATCTTACTTCATCTGCTTATTCGTCCTCTCCCACGTATTGAAAAGATTACCTCTCAGTTTGACTTATGCCACTTGGGGTAGCGTTGGGTTGATACTAGTCACAATTGCAGGAATGGTCTTTTATCACGAATCACTGTCAGTTGCTTCAATCGCTGGACTCGTTTTAGTAGTATCGGGAACCGTTCTAATAAATGCATTCTAA
- a CDS encoding AzlC family ABC transporter permease produces MDDSLSVETAVKDTLPTVFGYIGIGISFGIVAASAGMSVLMATLMSLIVYAGSAQFILVSLLVIGTPIVSIALSVFLVNSRMILMSMTTANFFKENSLFENILLGSLITDESFALSMNKLNYTDGKLTFKWFNTVNVMAYLVWAVSTAVGAMLGKIISDPEKLGLDFALVAMFIGLLYLQLISDKSISLKVQLIVVGIMLPLVYFGLIFISSDLLILIVTLIGCTIGVILKHAIN; encoded by the coding sequence ATGGATGATAGTTTAAGCGTTGAGACAGCCGTCAAAGATACACTTCCAACAGTGTTTGGCTATATTGGGATTGGTATATCTTTTGGTATCGTGGCTGCATCTGCTGGTATGAGTGTTTTGATGGCAACTTTAATGTCGTTGATAGTCTATGCGGGCTCGGCACAGTTTATTTTGGTCAGTTTATTAGTAATAGGAACGCCAATTGTTTCGATTGCTCTATCAGTTTTTTTGGTCAACTCACGGATGATTTTGATGAGCATGACAACCGCAAATTTCTTTAAAGAGAATTCGTTATTTGAGAATATCTTGCTAGGAAGTTTGATTACTGATGAAAGTTTTGCTCTGAGTATGAATAAACTCAACTACACTGACGGTAAATTGACTTTCAAATGGTTCAACACTGTCAATGTGATGGCTTATTTGGTCTGGGCGGTATCGACTGCTGTTGGTGCGATGTTGGGAAAAATTATCAGTGATCCAGAAAAGCTCGGCTTAGATTTTGCTTTGGTAGCGATGTTTATTGGGTTGTTGTATTTACAATTGATCAGTGACAAATCAATTTCTTTGAAAGTTCAATTGATCGTCGTTGGTATCATGTTGCCACTGGTATATTTTGGACTAATTTTTATTTCCAGCGATTTATTAATTCTAATTGTAACTTTAATTGGTTGTACGATAGGGGTGATTTTGAAACATGCCATCAACTAA
- a CDS encoding PadR family transcriptional regulator — translation MYDLFVLGQLMDESMSGYLMQSILQQIVGRQRKISFGMIYPLFNRLKEAGYITISEVKSKNNRFIKVATITNAGKERFYELMAQKVPLNPNLDFTYSVKFRNFHQVDLSLRRQILHDYQTYLLKSQELLTQQSQDLKNTKISKTDLKNARWVIELEQMKMKAALDWVKESIRQLNEGEN, via the coding sequence ATGTATGATTTATTTGTTTTGGGTCAATTAATGGATGAGTCAATGAGTGGCTATTTGATGCAAAGTATATTGCAACAGATTGTCGGGCGGCAAAGAAAAATCAGTTTTGGGATGATTTACCCTTTGTTCAATCGCTTGAAAGAAGCAGGATATATTACGATTTCTGAAGTTAAGTCAAAGAATAATCGATTTATCAAGGTTGCAACAATAACCAATGCGGGTAAAGAGCGTTTCTATGAATTGATGGCTCAAAAAGTTCCGTTGAATCCGAATCTAGATTTCACTTATAGTGTAAAATTTCGTAATTTTCATCAAGTTGATTTAAGTTTAAGAAGGCAAATTTTACATGATTATCAGACTTATTTACTGAAGAGTCAGGAATTGTTAACTCAGCAGTCACAAGATTTAAAAAATACTAAGATTTCTAAGACTGATTTGAAGAATGCCAGATGGGTCATCGAATTAGAACAAATGAAGATGAAGGCAGCTTTAGATTGGGTCAAAGAATCAATTAGACAGTTAAATGAGGGGGAAAATTAA
- a CDS encoding lactate oxidase yields MAKYEASTEEKHIDIVNIASLEQRVKDHMSNEKGAFGYIRGGSEDEWTMKQNTEAFNKKRIMPRVLQGIDHADLSTKLWDIDLKTPIIEAPSAAHGLAHAKGEVDTAKGVAAAGSIFSMSTYGSTSIEDGAAAAPDAPQFFQLYMSKDDKFNEFLIKKAVKAGVKAIILTVDSTLGGYREEDVINKFQFPLPMPNLAAFSDDDGEGKGISEIYAAAKQGIVPSDIQKIKDMSGLPVFVKGIQSPDDAELAIEFGADGIWVSNHGGRQLDGGPASFDVLPAIAQVVDKRVPVVFDSGVRRGEHVFKALASGADLVAVGRPIIYGLNLGGAQGVTDVIEHLNKELSITMQLAGTKTIHDVKNVDLL; encoded by the coding sequence ATGGCAAAATATGAAGCAAGTACAGAAGAAAAGCATATTGATATCGTCAATATTGCTAGTTTGGAACAACGTGTTAAGGACCATATGAGCAATGAAAAAGGTGCTTTCGGCTATATTCGCGGTGGTTCTGAAGATGAATGGACAATGAAACAAAATACTGAGGCTTTTAATAAGAAGAGAATCATGCCCCGTGTTTTGCAAGGCATTGATCATGCTGATTTGAGTACTAAGCTTTGGGACATTGATTTGAAGACTCCAATCATTGAAGCTCCTTCAGCTGCCCATGGTTTGGCTCATGCTAAAGGTGAAGTTGATACTGCAAAGGGTGTTGCTGCTGCTGGTTCAATCTTTTCAATGAGTACTTACGGTAGTACTTCTATTGAAGATGGTGCCGCTGCCGCTCCTGATGCTCCACAATTCTTCCAACTCTATATGAGTAAAGATGACAAATTTAATGAATTTTTAATTAAGAAAGCTGTTAAAGCTGGTGTTAAAGCTATTATTTTAACAGTTGATTCAACACTTGGTGGTTATCGTGAAGAAGATGTCATCAATAAATTCCAATTCCCACTACCAATGCCAAACTTAGCTGCCTTTTCTGACGACGATGGTGAAGGTAAGGGAATTTCCGAAATTTACGCCGCCGCTAAACAAGGTATCGTACCTTCAGATATTCAAAAGATCAAAGACATGTCAGGTTTGCCAGTTTTTGTTAAAGGTATCCAATCACCAGATGATGCAGAACTAGCAATTGAATTTGGTGCTGATGGTATTTGGGTATCAAATCACGGTGGTCGTCAATTAGACGGAGGTCCCGCTTCATTTGATGTCTTGCCTGCAATTGCTCAAGTTGTCGACAAACGTGTTCCGGTCGTCTTCGATAGTGGCGTTCGTCGTGGTGAACATGTCTTCAAGGCCTTGGCTAGTGGTGCTGATTTAGTTGCTGTTGGTCGTCCAATTATTTATGGATTGAATCTTGGTGGTGCTCAAGGTGTCACAGATGTCATTGAACACTTGAACAAAGAACTTTCAATTACAATGCAATTGGCTGGTACTAAGACGATTCATGACGTCAAGAACGTTGATTTATTATAA
- a CDS encoding cation:proton antiporter yields the protein MERFALLIVLFAALATPLITARFHLTRMPTAISEIIMGIIIGKTGLNIVQPDASLQYISSLGVIMLIFLGGMEIDFSLLEPKKDKDVFSPLGTSIWGFVSVLIMSVILSTFMYVTGIFSEFVLAVILFSTIALGVIISLLKEVGLLSTNYGQTILLTSAFGEFIPLLALTVYSAVKQQNYLSVFGLPVIFIIAIILLRRFNRIYIFFEGIDKSTTQLDIRLAFFLIFILVTFAEQIGAENILGAFLAGAVMKLLKPKADTEEKLSSMGYGFFIPVFFITTGVNLNLRTLLTNKQALILIPVFFIAFILSKMLVYVAFRKKFGKRYSAAATIVTSTTITLVLPILQVGQNLKLITTAQSGAITLAAIITCLIGPILFNKIISGGQKETN from the coding sequence ATGGAGAGATTTGCACTATTAATCGTCTTGTTCGCAGCCTTAGCGACACCTTTAATTACCGCAAGGTTTCATTTGACACGAATGCCGACGGCTATTTCAGAAATTATTATGGGAATAATTATTGGAAAAACCGGTTTGAATATCGTTCAACCGGATGCTAGTCTGCAATATATTTCTAGTTTAGGTGTTATCATGTTGATCTTTTTAGGTGGAATGGAAATTGACTTTTCATTGCTCGAGCCTAAAAAAGATAAAGATGTCTTCTCGCCATTAGGGACCTCGATTTGGGGTTTTGTTTCGGTGTTAATAATGTCAGTTATTTTAAGCACATTTATGTATGTGACAGGCATTTTCAGTGAATTTGTTTTAGCTGTTATTTTATTTAGTACGATTGCTCTAGGAGTAATCATTTCGTTACTAAAAGAAGTAGGTTTGTTGAGTACCAATTACGGACAAACGATTTTATTGACTAGTGCTTTTGGAGAATTTATTCCTTTGCTGGCTTTGACTGTTTATTCAGCAGTTAAACAACAAAATTATTTGTCGGTCTTTGGTTTGCCGGTGATATTTATTATTGCGATTATTTTATTACGCCGATTCAATCGAATTTACATCTTCTTTGAGGGCATTGACAAGAGTACAACTCAATTAGATATTCGTTTAGCGTTTTTCTTGATTTTTATTTTAGTAACTTTTGCTGAACAAATTGGTGCTGAGAATATTCTTGGAGCTTTCTTAGCTGGAGCGGTTATGAAATTACTTAAGCCTAAAGCTGATACTGAAGAAAAATTGAGTTCAATGGGTTATGGATTCTTTATCCCTGTTTTCTTCATCACAACAGGGGTTAATTTAAATTTGAGAACTTTATTAACTAATAAGCAGGCTTTAATTTTGATTCCAGTTTTCTTCATTGCATTCATTCTTTCCAAGATGCTCGTCTATGTTGCTTTTCGAAAGAAGTTTGGAAAAAGATATTCTGCCGCTGCAACAATCGTGACATCAACGACAATTACGTTGGTTTTGCCAATTTTACAAGTCGGACAAAACTTGAAGTTGATTACTACGGCTCAATCAGGAGCAATCACTTTGGCAGCTATTATAACGTGTTTGATAGGACCAATACTTTTCAACAAAATTATTAGTGGTGGTCAAAAAGAGACAAATTAA
- a CDS encoding AzlD domain-containing protein, producing MPSTKFVLWTLIACGLVTWLSRIMPFVLLKKFNLSPKVVEFLGFVPITIMAALWFENLFHQQIGHLPQIDFANLLASVPTVLTAILTKKLLLIVVVGIISLALVRLAI from the coding sequence ATGCCATCAACTAAATTTGTTTTATGGACTTTAATTGCGTGTGGTTTAGTGACCTGGTTGTCTCGAATCATGCCATTTGTCCTTTTAAAAAAGTTTAATTTATCACCAAAAGTAGTCGAATTTTTAGGCTTTGTACCAATTACTATCATGGCTGCTTTATGGTTTGAAAACTTGTTTCACCAACAAATTGGGCATCTACCACAGATTGACTTTGCTAATTTGTTGGCTTCAGTACCAACTGTTTTGACAGCCATTCTTACTAAGAAATTATTGCTGATCGTAGTTGTTGGAATTATTTCTCTGGCACTAGTCAGATTAGCTATCTAA
- a CDS encoding alcohol dehydrogenase catalytic domain-containing protein, with the protein MKKAVFEKVGQMKIENVDKPTIQANDDVIIKVVRACVCGSDLWAYRGLEDKAPNSENSGHEAIGIVEEVGKDITTVKPGDFVIAPFTHGCGHCPACLAGFDGDCQSHKDNFSNGNQAEYIRFQHGQWALIKVPGQPSDYSEGMLKSLLTLADVLATGFHAARVAHVKEGDTVVVLGDGAVGLCGIISAKLLGAKKIISTSRHPDRQALAKTFGATDNVAERGDEGVKKMLELTNGFGADAVLECVGTELSTETALRVGRPGSVVGRVGLPHTGKMDIATPFENNISIAGGPASVSTYDKQLLLKAVLDGKINPGLVFTKSFKLDDIDAAYKAMTDRKVIKSLVVVSD; encoded by the coding sequence ATGAAAAAAGCTGTTTTTGAAAAAGTCGGTCAAATGAAGATCGAAAATGTTGATAAACCTACCATCCAAGCAAATGATGATGTAATTATCAAAGTTGTCCGTGCTTGTGTCTGTGGTTCAGATCTCTGGGCTTATCGTGGTCTTGAAGACAAGGCTCCAAACTCTGAAAATTCTGGTCACGAAGCTATCGGAATTGTTGAAGAAGTTGGAAAAGATATCACAACTGTTAAACCTGGTGATTTCGTAATTGCTCCATTTACTCACGGTTGTGGACACTGCCCTGCTTGTTTAGCCGGCTTTGATGGCGATTGTCAATCACACAAGGATAATTTCAGTAATGGTAACCAAGCCGAATACATTAGATTTCAACATGGTCAATGGGCTTTGATTAAAGTTCCTGGCCAACCTAGTGATTACAGTGAAGGAATGCTCAAATCACTTTTGACTTTAGCCGATGTTTTGGCAACTGGTTTCCATGCTGCTCGTGTTGCTCACGTTAAAGAAGGCGACACAGTAGTTGTCTTGGGTGATGGAGCTGTCGGTTTGTGTGGAATTATTTCTGCTAAACTACTTGGCGCCAAGAAAATCATATCTACTAGTCGTCATCCTGATCGTCAAGCACTTGCTAAAACATTTGGTGCCACTGATAACGTCGCTGAACGTGGCGATGAAGGTGTTAAAAAGATGCTTGAACTAACCAACGGATTCGGTGCTGACGCTGTACTTGAATGTGTCGGAACTGAATTATCAACTGAAACTGCACTACGTGTTGGTCGTCCTGGTAGTGTCGTTGGTCGTGTTGGTTTGCCACATACTGGCAAAATGGATATCGCTACTCCATTTGAAAACAATATTTCAATTGCCGGTGGCCCTGCTTCTGTTTCAACCTATGACAAACAACTTCTTTTAAAAGCTGTTTTGGATGGAAAAATCAATCCAGGATTAGTCTTTACAAAGAGTTTCAAACTCGATGACATCGATGCAGCTTATAAAGCTATGACTGATCGTAAAGTTATCAAATCACTAGTTGTTGTTAGTGACTAA
- a CDS encoding WxL domain-containing protein, with product MKKLLKNSLLIGAAILGIGSVGAGGIVTKAATTTPAPETSTSTADLTPGTITLDSVPGGSTSTTTPGGIDFGTVASSASDATYKSTSISSDLHVTNPGEPTGWSVSVADSAFSNATGGSLKGAVLSLADSKSPALTADASDNVSALPTFSPTIALSSAPATVVDTAAGDGVGAYTATYNAGDASLMVPAGNVGGSYSSTLTWTLSNAPS from the coding sequence ATGAAAAAATTGTTAAAGAATAGTTTATTAATCGGTGCTGCAATTTTAGGAATAGGTTCTGTTGGTGCAGGTGGAATCGTCACGAAGGCTGCAACGACAACGCCAGCTCCAGAAACATCAACGTCGACGGCAGATTTGACACCTGGAACAATCACGTTGGATAGTGTACCTGGTGGCTCAACAAGTACAACGACACCTGGTGGAATTGATTTTGGTACAGTTGCATCAAGTGCTAGTGATGCTACATACAAATCAACAAGTATTTCTAGCGACTTGCACGTAACTAACCCTGGTGAACCAACTGGCTGGTCAGTCTCAGTTGCAGATAGTGCTTTCAGTAATGCTACTGGTGGTAGTTTGAAGGGTGCTGTTTTGTCACTTGCTGATAGTAAGTCACCAGCATTGACGGCTGATGCTTCGGATAACGTTTCTGCATTACCAACATTTAGTCCAACAATTGCATTGTCATCAGCTCCAGCAACTGTAGTTGATACTGCTGCTGGTGATGGTGTTGGTGCTTATACTGCAACATACAATGCTGGCGATGCTTCATTGATGGTTCCAGCAGGGAATGTCGGTGGATCCTATAGTTCAACATTGACTTGGACTTTGTCCAATGCACCTAGCTAA
- a CDS encoding MFS transporter — translation MSRKTILLMAVVTGVIVANLNFIQPIENLIATDFGVSKAVVGILAMVTQLGYAFGLLLIVPLGDIFDRYHLIQFMMVLSIISLIVAFLAPNAAVFAVATTLIGITSVAPQIIIPYAGYLAPALQRGKVLGIVLSGLLTGILLSRSFSGLLGSIMPWQDIYLVAAVIDLIFLVIVHRFMPKDQRGHQDLNYLSVIKMLPKLFITQKELRGSSINGFCMFGMSNVLWSTLAFYLADQYHLGSNVAGLLGLLGIAGVLVAPWVGDLVDQKSPKLTIGLSMIFSGLAFVIFWLVGFWIIGLIVGIVLLDLGTQFSQVSNQAIVQSINRKQSSRNNSVFMFSYFLGGSIGTLSATWAWGQFGWSGVCVVAFVFLLISILDHLIVGEPQKLNTEE, via the coding sequence ATGTCAAGAAAGACCATTTTATTGATGGCCGTAGTAACAGGTGTCATTGTTGCTAATTTAAATTTTATTCAACCGATTGAGAATTTGATTGCAACCGATTTTGGAGTATCTAAAGCAGTTGTTGGGATATTAGCGATGGTGACGCAGTTAGGTTATGCCTTTGGTTTATTGCTAATAGTTCCATTGGGAGATATTTTTGATAGATATCATTTGATTCAATTCATGATGGTTTTATCGATTATTTCATTAATAGTGGCCTTTTTAGCACCAAACGCTGCCGTATTTGCGGTTGCTACTACTTTGATTGGTATCACATCAGTTGCACCACAAATTATTATTCCTTACGCTGGTTATTTAGCACCTGCCTTGCAACGTGGGAAAGTTTTAGGAATTGTTTTGAGTGGTTTGTTGACGGGTATTTTATTGTCTCGTTCATTTAGTGGTTTATTAGGAAGCATCATGCCTTGGCAAGATATTTATTTAGTTGCTGCAGTGATCGATTTAATTTTTTTAGTTATCGTGCATCGTTTTATGCCAAAGGATCAACGTGGTCATCAAGATTTAAATTATTTGTCGGTTATCAAAATGTTGCCAAAATTATTTATTACTCAAAAAGAATTACGTGGTTCTTCTATTAATGGTTTTTGTATGTTTGGAATGTCAAATGTCTTGTGGTCAACTCTAGCCTTCTATTTGGCAGACCAGTATCACTTAGGTAGTAATGTTGCCGGATTGTTGGGTTTGCTAGGAATCGCTGGGGTTTTAGTAGCACCTTGGGTAGGAGATTTAGTCGATCAAAAATCACCTAAACTTACAATCGGTTTGAGTATGATTTTTTCAGGTTTAGCTTTTGTGATTTTTTGGTTAGTTGGTTTTTGGATTATCGGCTTAATCGTCGGAATTGTTTTACTAGATTTAGGTACACAATTCAGTCAAGTTTCTAATCAAGCAATTGTTCAATCGATTAATCGTAAACAAAGCAGTCGTAACAATTCAGTCTTTATGTTCAGTTACTTTTTAGGTGGTTCAATCGGAACTTTGTCAGCCACTTGGGCTTGGGGACAATTCGGTTGGTCCGGAGTTTGTGTTGTAGCATTTGTTTTCCTATTGATTTCAATTTTGGATCACTTGATTGTTGGTGAACCTCAAAAATTAAACACAGAGGAATAA
- a CDS encoding DUF916 and DUF3324 domain-containing protein has translation MKKSLVGFLIFISMFLGFQFLNTPVQAAVTPTVNYSVSPESANNQIDKKIGYYDLKVSPNQKENIKFKINNNSTSTQSYDIQINRATTDVNGVIVYNKHGGKPDHDLKYNIENLVTYPKNVTVPAKASKEVTVGIQAPSGHFEGELLGGILVEENNQINNKKKVKGVSLRNKYDYVLGLQLQQSTDAVKLDLKFDKAFQVTTNSDQISVEGQMDNDVPELENKVSVDAKITPKNSKKIILRSDKKNMSIAPDSKFDYPVNVNTPSGTGKNKRLKPGTYTTYLNVKANNGQNAWKMKRNFTISSRENKQLNKKVPNRSHDLWIILGAIVAMLIIAGSVIYIYRKRR, from the coding sequence TTGAAAAAGTCGTTAGTGGGATTTTTGATTTTTATATCGATGTTTCTTGGTTTTCAATTTTTGAATACTCCAGTTCAAGCGGCGGTCACGCCAACAGTCAATTATAGTGTGAGCCCAGAAAGTGCCAATAATCAAATTGACAAAAAAATAGGTTATTATGATCTAAAGGTTAGTCCTAACCAGAAAGAAAATATTAAATTTAAGATCAATAATAACAGTACTTCGACGCAATCTTATGATATTCAAATCAATCGTGCCACGACTGATGTTAATGGCGTGATTGTTTATAATAAGCATGGGGGAAAACCTGATCACGATTTAAAATATAACATTGAAAATTTGGTGACTTATCCCAAAAATGTGACTGTACCTGCAAAAGCTTCTAAAGAAGTAACAGTCGGAATTCAAGCACCTAGTGGTCATTTTGAAGGTGAACTGTTAGGTGGTATTTTAGTTGAAGAAAATAATCAGATAAACAATAAAAAGAAAGTTAAGGGCGTTTCATTAAGAAATAAATATGATTATGTTTTGGGTTTACAACTTCAACAAAGTACAGATGCTGTAAAACTTGATTTGAAATTTGATAAAGCCTTTCAAGTAACTACTAATAGTGATCAGATTTCAGTTGAGGGTCAAATGGATAATGATGTTCCAGAGTTGGAAAATAAAGTTTCGGTAGATGCTAAAATTACGCCTAAGAATAGTAAAAAGATTATTTTGAGATCTGATAAGAAGAACATGTCCATTGCTCCTGATAGCAAATTTGATTATCCAGTCAATGTCAACACACCTAGTGGTACTGGAAAAAATAAGAGATTAAAACCTGGTACTTATACGACGTATTTGAACGTCAAAGCTAATAATGGTCAAAATGCTTGGAAAATGAAGCGTAACTTCACAATTAGCAGTCGTGAGAATAAACAATTGAATAAGAAAGTTCCAAATCGTTCTCATGATCTATGGATTATATTAGGCGCCATCGTAGCTATGTTAATAATTGCCGGTAGTGTTATTTACATTTATAGAAAAAGAAGATAA
- a CDS encoding DNA/RNA non-specific endonuclease, producing the protein MKKLLLLLLPLLLGGCAANTNNQSQQENTSNKVDSVISAEKLSQWTYSSGDKPVKVLNDDRPSTIKASDFKSEHIDYGGLDKLNRTKTATAYLTGNNLGRSNTRTEQTWRPTGWNNQPRYVKGQRIIPQNRGHLIAYTMTFNLNKSGQVQQGELGSIDNPYNLFTQTSFSNQKTMVQVEQTVRNSLAKNKKVIYQVTPVFRGNELMARGVWVQALATDGSMKLNRYLWNVEDHLQFDYATGRSRVDLEFQVPEVKNPYQQRHYYKKNYHRNY; encoded by the coding sequence TTGAAGAAATTATTATTGTTATTATTACCGTTACTTTTAGGCGGATGTGCAGCTAATACTAATAATCAAAGTCAACAAGAAAATACTTCTAACAAAGTTGATTCGGTTATTAGTGCTGAAAAACTAAGTCAATGGACTTATTCATCAGGTGATAAACCAGTTAAGGTTTTAAATGATGACAGACCCTCAACAATTAAAGCATCTGATTTCAAAAGTGAACATATTGATTATGGTGGTTTAGATAAACTTAATCGAACTAAAACAGCAACGGCCTACTTAACGGGAAATAATTTAGGACGCTCGAATACACGGACTGAACAAACTTGGCGTCCAACGGGATGGAATAATCAACCTAGATACGTTAAAGGACAACGAATTATTCCTCAAAATCGAGGACACTTGATAGCCTATACAATGACCTTTAATCTGAATAAATCCGGACAAGTTCAACAAGGAGAGTTAGGAAGTATCGATAATCCTTATAACTTGTTTACTCAAACAAGTTTTTCCAATCAAAAAACGATGGTTCAAGTAGAGCAGACAGTCAGAAACTCATTGGCTAAAAATAAAAAGGTTATTTATCAAGTTACACCGGTTTTTCGTGGCAATGAATTGATGGCTCGAGGTGTTTGGGTACAAGCGTTGGCAACTGATGGGAGTATGAAATTGAATCGTTATTTATGGAATGTTGAAGATCACTTACAATTCGACTATGCGACTGGTCGTTCAAGAGTTGATTTGGAATTTCAAGTTCCTGAGGTGAAGAATCCTTATCAACAGCGTCATTATTATAAGAAGAATTATCATCGGAATTATTAA
- a CDS encoding ATP-binding cassette domain-containing protein, protein MKIENFNLTKQKRIIFKNVSFYFEDCQLNFVLGKRQSGKTELLDQIAQNESLDNLIGFPKTSEIAYLAQQNDFYVNLTVAEILHFIRQLDGTKKFTPPLRILQLEQQRFLELSMIEKKLVIIYLNIMVEKELYLFDEPEMGLDLVSSQEVFSWIRELVKLDKTIIIATNKLDNICDIDNVNYIKAHDEILVDSYLKIKSRMAF, encoded by the coding sequence ATGAAAATCGAAAATTTTAATTTAACTAAGCAAAAAAGAATCATTTTTAAAAATGTTAGTTTCTATTTTGAGGACTGCCAATTGAACTTTGTGCTTGGTAAACGTCAAAGTGGGAAGACTGAATTATTAGATCAGATTGCCCAAAATGAATCACTAGATAATTTGATTGGCTTTCCTAAGACATCTGAAATTGCTTATTTAGCACAACAAAATGACTTTTACGTTAATTTGACGGTGGCAGAAATTTTGCATTTTATCAGACAATTGGATGGAACTAAAAAATTCACGCCACCTTTGCGTATTTTACAATTAGAGCAACAAAGATTTTTAGAATTATCAATGATTGAGAAAAAGCTTGTAATTATTTATCTCAATATTATGGTAGAAAAAGAACTATATTTATTTGATGAGCCAGAAATGGGTTTGGATCTTGTTTCATCTCAAGAGGTCTTTAGCTGGATTAGAGAATTAGTCAAATTAGATAAAACAATCATTATTGCTACGAATAAATTAGATAATATTTGCGACATCGATAACGTTAACTACATCAAAGCTCATGATGAAATTTTAGTGGATAGTTATTTGAAAATTAAATCACGCATGGCTTTTTAA
- a CDS encoding NrtR DNA-binding winged helix domain-containing protein has product MVETNLNNNLIINVANIIWSFDPTNKEILVLLVKNSLGQNVDKWGLPTTILRKDESAEEASLRLIREKIGINLPEFSTEQLATFSNVNRTLKNREIALTYMTYLPQKIDLTAGYGAKDAEWFHVQYSADQYLLKYQNLIFKTLSDKISESDFYNNIDEFNNDKHLIADHELILRLAFNRITNRLNYLPTILLILGDQFTLKQAREVYATFWKEPVTNIDNSNFRKTHSHLFIEVGSEHGKSGRPAKLYKLRGLLDQK; this is encoded by the coding sequence ATGGTTGAAACTAATTTGAACAACAATTTAATCATCAATGTCGCTAATATTATTTGGAGTTTTGACCCAACTAATAAAGAAATACTTGTTTTGCTAGTTAAAAACTCTCTGGGTCAAAACGTTGACAAATGGGGCTTACCTACAACAATTCTTCGAAAAGACGAAAGTGCTGAGGAAGCTTCTTTGCGTTTGATTCGAGAAAAAATTGGCATTAACCTACCAGAATTTTCGACTGAACAACTGGCAACTTTTAGTAACGTTAATCGAACTCTAAAAAATCGTGAAATTGCTTTAACTTATATGACCTATCTTCCCCAAAAGATTGATTTAACAGCTGGTTATGGGGCAAAAGACGCCGAATGGTTCCACGTTCAGTATTCAGCAGATCAATATTTGTTGAAATATCAAAATTTAATTTTTAAAACTTTATCGGATAAAATATCGGAAAGTGATTTTTATAACAATATCGATGAATTCAATAATGATAAGCATTTGATAGCTGATCATGAATTGATTCTTCGTTTGGCTTTTAATAGAATTACTAATCGTCTAAATTATTTACCAACTATCTTATTAATTTTAGGAGACCAATTTACCCTCAAACAAGCCCGTGAGGTCTACGCTACTTTTTGGAAAGAACCAGTCACAAACATTGATAACTCAAACTTCCGCAAGACACACTCGCATCTATTTATTGAGGTCGGTAGTGAACATGGAAAGAGTGGTCGACCAGCCAAATTGTATAAACTTCGTGGGTTACTTGACCAAAAATAA